GGGATGACGAGAGGGACGGGCAACTCCCCGAGGATCGCCTTCGCCGTGCGGATCGCCTCCGTAAGCGTCGCCGCCGTGGACATTCCCATCGCTTCCACGTTTTCCGCGGGAAGAGTGGAGACGAGGATCACATGGCATGCGCGGGTCTTGGTAAGGACGGCGTGCGCGGTCTGCCCGTAGATCTGGTAGTTCGCACGCAGCTCCAGCTCCATCGCGTCGGGGTCTTGGTGGCGGAACCAGGGGAAGAAGTGGGGGCTGCCGAAGCCGTCCGGGCACTCGGCGAGAAGGATCAGCACCCCTCCGCGTTCCGTCGCGAGGAACGCGTTGTCCAGCGCCTTGTGGGACTGGATCAGGTTGATGTCCTTCGGGAAGCCGCCCGCGGAGGCGATCACCAGAGGGTACCGCTTCGCGACCTGCACCCGGAAATGCTTCGCGTACCGCGCGCACCCCTCTTCGTGGGCCTTTTGCCAGTGCCCGGCCACAAGGTCGAAGAGCCGCTTGCCGGGGGTGAGCAGCGTGTTCACCAGAAAGGTCGGCGAGGCCATCGAAACGGCCTCGACGATATCCTCGTGGACCGGGTTCCCCGCAAGGATCCCCGGGCGCGCCATCGGGTGCTTCCCGGGGCCGTCGGTCCGGAAGATGAGGAAGTGCGTCTGGCGGGCCGTCTCCCTCCCCGCGCATCCTGGCACCAGCGCTTTCCGCCCGCCCCCGAACCCCGCGAAGTAGTGGAACGAGATCGTCCCCGTCAGGACGATCCGGTCGTGCTCCATCAGCCGCCGGGAGACGTGAACCTCCGTGCCGCGCGAGGTCGTCCCGAGCGTCACGAGGTCCTCGTCCGGATCCGACTGCTCCACGAGGACTCCCGAGTCGATCTCCGGCCCGACCGCCTCCCGCACCTCGGGCTCCGTCATGGCGCGATGTGTTCCCCGGGCGACGAAGAGCGTCACGCGATCCCGCGGTATGCACGCCGCGTCGGTTTCGCGCAGCAGGAACGGAAGGATTCTTTCCGTTGCGCTGTAGCGGGTGATGTCCGAAATCGCGATCGCGACCCGGTCTCCCCGGCGGGCCAGCCGGGACAGCGGAAGGGCGCCCGCTGGCCGGGCGAGCCGACTCCCGATGTGTCCATCCTCCGACGGGGGAAGCTGCTGGTGCTTCGCCATGAGGAGGTCCACCCGTGGGAAGAACCCGGCCGGGAGCGGCAGGGATCTTCGCCCGTAATGGAGGACGAGGTTGGATTTCTTCATGGGCGTGGCGCGCTCATCGGGGTGTTGCCTCCCTGGGGGGGCGCCCCTGGAGGGTCAGGGGAAGCTCCAGATTGTTCTCCGCGAGCAGCGTCGCGTCGGAGAGGATTTCCGCCGAGGGTCCGTCGGCGACGATCGCACCGTCCCGGATCACGAGGCATCGGGCGCAGACGTCGAGGATGAGGTCGAGGTCGTGCGAGGCGACGACCTTGGAGTGCGCGAAGGAGTTGAGCAATCCGATGACCGCGCGCCGCGCCTTCGGGTCGAGGCTGGAGGCGGGCTCGTCCATGACGAGGATGTCGGGCTTCATCGCGATGACCGTGGCGATCGCCACGGCGCTTTTCTCCCCTCCTGATAGGTGATGCGGCGGCTTGTCGGCGAGCGCAAGGGCGCCCACCTGCCCGAGAGCCTCGTCCACCCGCTCCCGGACCCGGTCCGGCGGCAGCCCGAGGTTCAGGGGGCCGAAGGCGACGTCGTCGAAAACGGTCGGCATGACGAGCTGGTCGTCGGGGTTCTGGAAGACGACCCCGACCTTCCTGCGGATCTCCGGCCGGGTCTCCTTCCGGAGCGGGATCTCCCCGACCGTCACACCGCCCGACGTGGGAAGCAGGTGCCCGTTCATGTGGAGAAGCAGCGTCGACTTCCCCGCGCCGTTCGCCCCGACGATGCCGACCGACTCGCCGTGCGTGATCAGGAAGGAAACTCCTTTCAGCGCCTCCGTGCCGTCGGGGTACCGGAAACGGACGTCATGGAACTCGAGGAGGTGATGGCTCATCCGGCCATCCCCCGGACCATGCGTCCGAGCAGCTGCGGTATGGGGACGAATCGGCACAGGGCGAAGAAGCAGCCCGCCGCCAGCAGGAAGGCGGCGTCGGAAGGCCGCATCGCCTCGCGCCGCATCGAAGGGACTTCCCCCCGGAAACCGCGCGCCAGCATCGCTCCGTAGATCCGGTCCGCCCGTTCCACGGTGCGCAGGAAAAGAGTGCCCACGATGCGGACAACGACCCGCATGCCGGTGCCCCGCGTTCCGAAGGAGCGCATGTCCCGCGCGCGGACGACGCGTATCGCCTCCTCCATGAGAACGAAGAGGTACCGGTACAGGAAGAGGAGCTGGGACACGAAGAGTACGGGGAGCCCCAGTCGGCGCAAGCCGCGGCAGATGCCTGGAAAGGAGGTCGTCGCGATCAGAAGGAGAGCCGCGCTGATCGTCAGCGTGAACTTCACCATGATCGATGCGAAGGAGATCCACCCGGCGGAAACCGGGAAGCCGGGGGCGATCGCGACCGTCGAGGAGTCGAAGAGGGGGTTGAAGATCCCGACGAACACCGCGAAGGGGGAGACGACAACGACTCTTTTCGCGATGAAACCTGCCGGAATGTCGCCAAGGGCCGCGATCAGGATCGGGAACAGGAAGAAGGGGAGGAGCGACAGGACCTCGTACTTCGGGAAGGAGACGACAACGATCACAAACGCCAATGTCGCAACTACCTTGGCGCGCGGGTCCAGCCGGTGGACGACCGTGTCCCGGTAGGAGAGGAGGTCCAGCCGTCCGATCCCGGAATATGCGGCTTCGAAAGTCACGGGGAGCCGGGGCGAGCCTATTTCCCGGATTTTTCGGGGAGCTGGAACTCGCGGCCGCAGTAGGGACAGATCACAGTGTCGCCCGCCTTCCATTCCTTCCCTTTCGCGACCTTCGTGGAGGCGCACGAGGGAAGGAGGAACAGGACGCAGAGCAGCGGCAGCAATGGTTTGGCGAATCGTCTCATCGCGGGTCTCCGTGCGCCGTTCTTCCCTCGCGGAACTTTTCGGGGCGAGGCGCAACCCACATATTATAATCGGCGATGGTTTCATGAGGCGGAAAAAGGGGGAGTGCGATGGGAAATAGCGAACTGCTGGAATTCGTCGAGGAACTGGCACGCGGGGGCGGCGAGATCCTCCGGAAAAGCTACGGGGGCCGGCAGACGATC
This region of Candidatus Deferrimicrobium sp. genomic DNA includes:
- the larA gene encoding nickel-dependent lactate racemase, with translation MKKSNLVLHYGRRSLPLPAGFFPRVDLLMAKHQQLPPSEDGHIGSRLARPAGALPLSRLARRGDRVAIAISDITRYSATERILPFLLRETDAACIPRDRVTLFVARGTHRAMTEPEVREAVGPEIDSGVLVEQSDPDEDLVTLGTTSRGTEVHVSRRLMEHDRIVLTGTISFHYFAGFGGGRKALVPGCAGRETARQTHFLIFRTDGPGKHPMARPGILAGNPVHEDIVEAVSMASPTFLVNTLLTPGKRLFDLVAGHWQKAHEEGCARYAKHFRVQVAKRYPLVIASAGGFPKDINLIQSHKALDNAFLATERGGVLILLAECPDGFGSPHFFPWFRHQDPDAMELELRANYQIYGQTAHAVLTKTRACHVILVSTLPAENVEAMGMSTAATLTEAIRTAKAILGELPVPLVIPDAGYVLPDPAG
- a CDS encoding ABC transporter ATP-binding protein, with product MSHHLLEFHDVRFRYPDGTEALKGVSFLITHGESVGIVGANGAGKSTLLLHMNGHLLPTSGGVTVGEIPLRKETRPEIRRKVGVVFQNPDDQLVMPTVFDDVAFGPLNLGLPPDRVRERVDEALGQVGALALADKPPHHLSGGEKSAVAIATVIAMKPDILVMDEPASSLDPKARRAVIGLLNSFAHSKVVASHDLDLILDVCARCLVIRDGAIVADGPSAEILSDATLLAENNLELPLTLQGRPPREATPR
- the cbiQ gene encoding cobalt ECF transporter T component CbiQ, with the protein product MTFEAAYSGIGRLDLLSYRDTVVHRLDPRAKVVATLAFVIVVVSFPKYEVLSLLPFFLFPILIAALGDIPAGFIAKRVVVVSPFAVFVGIFNPLFDSSTVAIAPGFPVSAGWISFASIMVKFTLTISAALLLIATTSFPGICRGLRRLGLPVLFVSQLLFLYRYLFVLMEEAIRVVRARDMRSFGTRGTGMRVVVRIVGTLFLRTVERADRIYGAMLARGFRGEVPSMRREAMRPSDAAFLLAAGCFFALCRFVPIPQLLGRMVRGMAG